The DNA region ATGTTGAATCATCAACTAAAGTTTTATCACAAGCTTCGGTCCACCTATCGGCACAGTTACCCCCTCGGCGGTCGTCGGCAGGAGATGAAAGTGGGGTTTTTTAGTTTGATGTCGCTTCTCAAACATGAACTGTCTCTCGAAAGTGGGTGTGCTGAATGCAGAGGAAAAATACATGCACCTAAAAAAGTGACCATTTTCATTGTAGGTAGAGAATCGGGAAAGACGACGCACGCTTTTATATGgaccaaacaaaaacataagATCCAAATCGAGTACGTTATCAGGCGGGAGACCAAGTCAAACTATCGCCTCTCACTTTCTTCTTAGAACTAATAATTTACTTGTCCAATTAAAAACATCGCTAGGGTGATAGTACTcccttcaatttttttttcctggtcttgaatttaaatatattgtaaatttcTTTCGCTATCTATTTATCTAATGTGTGTGTTCCCTTGAGCTATATACAATGTAGCTAATGTCAAAGTTTCTTAGTACTAATGTTGTCAATACACAATGTATCTTGTTTTTCACATGCCTACCAGAGGCTATACGGTTGCAAATTGGTTGATGTACTGTATGTAGCCTCAAGTTGAAGCCATAACCACTCAGCATCCACAACTGATGCATTTATTAAACCAGTCACGCTATTATTCCCGTGACAGTAAAATTGAACAAGCCGCAGTTCTTATATCGGTTTTAGTTCGagcattgtgttttttttttcttttctttcttttttattgttagagcattgtttttttttactatctTCTTCTACAACTTTTCTTTAACAAACTGTACTGTAGCCATCTTTTTGTGGAGATCCAGCTCTTCAAACTCTCACAAAAGGTTTGGGGGAGGAAGTATTCTGCCTCTTTGTCTATTAGAAAGTATAAATCTTTCCGGTGCTGTGGCCGATGTAGAGAATCAAACCACTGTCTACACAGTTGAACTTCTTGTTCTTCATTGCTTGCTTTTCCATTATCAATGGATTCTCTTCTCACCAATAGTATCTCACGGATCCCAAcacaaaataaagtaaatgaGTATCTTAGATGTTTAGATCGTCAAAAGTATTTCAAAATATCTCATTTATGCTATGGGATATCTGAACATTTGAGATATTCATTTACTTTATATTGAGTTAGAATCCATGAAATGCTAATGATGAGAATCTATTGATAATGGTGATATCCTTCAGCAACAAAGTCCCTTCAAGTTTTGCATGATcttgaatttaaatatattgcAAATTTCTTTCGCTGTCTATGTATCTAACTGTATATGTTCCCATAAGCTATGATTGATTATCAAAGTTTCACATGCCTATACCAGAGGCTATATGGTTGCAAATTGGTTGATGTGCAGCTTCAAATTAAAACCATAACCACTCGCATCCACAACTGACGAAAAAACACTGTCTTTCAACTAGTAAAATGAGATTCTGTATCCACAGATGCAGAGCCAAGGCAAAACCAATCGAAAGCAGGAGTTGCATAGGGACCGTTGAGTAAGCCATGAGCCATCTTCTGGTGCGTTGCTTCGGTTAAATGATAACCATCCCAATTAACATACTCAGACGGATTTTCACAATACCCAACTCCTTGGTATCCACACTCTTTACCAATAGTGAAGTTGTACTGACCTCCTATTCCACAACAAGCACCCAAAGGTCTCTCCTTAAACCCTAAAAGGTTTCACGCATAAGAACATCAGTTCAAGTATCAAACCGTGAGGGTGAAGGACAGAGAGTAGAAAAGTTCCTGACGTACCGTATTTGGCTGGTTCTTGGAAAAACCGGTACATAGAGTTGTAGTAGTCAGCATAAATGATGTTGACATGAGGGTAGAGTTTCCGGAGTCGTTTGAGTTCTGTCTTGAGCAGTTCATCATGGTTATTTCCGAACTCATTGAGCCATGAGAGGCAACCTGTAAGAGGGTcgtattcttcttcttttgaggTTTGAAATAGAGTAAGATAAGCGGGGAAACATCCATATGGAAAGCTTCCTGGAACCACAAAGGTTTTGCCTCCCAAATCGATCAAATCCTGTATATTTGTTGCTTAACttattaaattctaaaactaACGTTTCATCTTGTTGGTgggtaaattttaaaagatgtGAGTACCACAATTGCAGAAGAAATAGATTTGATGACTAGAGGAACTAGCTCTTCAACTTCATTGATACTCTTGCCTTGGAAAACAGGTAATAGTAGTCATTCGCTCCAATATCTCCCATTAAAATCAGCGAGTTACCAAGCATCTCTTTACAATCTAAAGCCATTAGAAGTGAGCTCGATGCATCACCACTGCTAATATGGAATAGAACAAGGTTACAAATTTCTAACCATGAGAAGACGAGGAGGCGCAAAGGCTAGGTAAAATATGCTTGAAGATGTTAAGTTGAACACTTAAACTAACATTGGTAAAATCAGATTCAATTCCCTTCTCCATAAGAAAGGCACAATCCAAAGCGGTTGCTCCATACACCGCGAAATTGATCCCTTGCCcttaaaaacatttaattttgatcaaatatgttttaatttgataaaagcaaaacataatatatttatattttataaaatatttacagatGCTAGTAAAAGGGAAATACGGCCCAAAAAAGGAAAAGTTGGAATCACTAATTGAACTCGTCCAATCTCCCCATGTTATAAAAGGAAAACcatagtattatatttataactaagtTAATCAAAAGAGCTACAAGTTTGATACCCCGCAAAAcaggaaaacaaaagaaatcaagtCTCTGTGAATTAGGGTTTACTTGGCCGTGACACAGAAGGAAGGTTTGGTACGAAACTTGATTTGATTTTCAAACAGTAAAAGGTCTAATAACAGTAGTCTCTGTGAATTTAGGGAGGGTTCTGTAGGAAGGTTTGgtaagaaacttgatttgatAACTTGGGtctattttcttgtttttttttccatctagaACTGTTGTAACTAAACTTTGTTTGACGTTTCATTGTGTAATCTCCAGTAGGAGAAACTAATATCAGAAGGAATATGGAAAATCTAAGTGATTTGCCCGATGATTTATTGATGAAGATTTTGTCATTGCTTCCAACAAAAGAGGCAGCGGCTACCAGCGTTTTGTCAAAACAATGGCGTTGTCTTTGGAAACAACAAGATGTTGATTATGTAGAGCTTTGTAAACAATGCTCAGCCTACTGGAAAGATTGTATGTCTATACGTTCTGACCTAAAGTATAGTAACAAGCGTCGGCGCATGGATCTCCGGTTTGATAATGTGATATCGCTTATCAGACGTGAAGCGTTTCGAAAAGGGTGTGCTGAATGCAAAGGAAGAATACATGCACCTAAAGAATTAGTAACCATCTTCATTTTAGGTCAAGAGTCGGGAAAGACGCACGCTTTTATATGGacccaaaaaaaacataagatcAGAGTTGAGTACGTTGTCAGGCGGAAGACTAAGGCAAACTATCGCCTTTATTCTACTAGTACTTATGATATACTTCTCGATTTAAAAACAACGTGATATGCTTCAACAACAAAGTCACTATTCATTTTTTTCCTGGGcttgaatttaaatatattgcAAATTTTCCTTAGCTGTCTATTTATCTAA from Raphanus sativus cultivar WK10039 chromosome 8, ASM80110v3, whole genome shotgun sequence includes:
- the LOC108819796 gene encoding sinapine esterase-like; amino-acid sequence: MALDCKEMLGNSLILMGDIGANDYYYLFSKDLIDLGGKTFVVPGSFPYGCFPAYLTLFQTSKEEEYDPLTGCLSWLNEFGNNHDELLKTELKRLRKLYPHVNIIYADYYNSMYRFFQEPAKYGFKERPLGACCGIGGQYNFTIGKECGYQGVGYCENPSEYVNWDGYHLTEATHQKMAHGLLNGPYATPAFDWFCLGSASVDTESHFTS